The Lentzea guizhouensis genome contains a region encoding:
- a CDS encoding DEAD/DEAH box helicase → MTTADNGFADLGLRPDILNALTTLGYEEPTPIQSEAIPPLLAGNDLLGQAATGTGKTAAFALPLLERIADRIGKGEKPLALVLAPTRELAVQVSEAVHRYGRHLGTRVLPIYGGQPIGRQLRELSRGIDVVVATPGRAIDHLQRGTLQLGDLQVVVLDEADEMLDMGFAEDIDAILTETPADRQTVLFSATMPPRIDRMAKSHLREPVLIQIEREKTEPGEAPRVRQTAYLVRREHKPAALGRVLDVEAPTAAVVFCRTRDEVDQLTETLNGRGYRAESLHGGISQEQRDRVMARLRSGTADLLVATDVAARGLDIEQLTHVVNYNVPSAPEAYTHRIGRVGRAGREGVAITLVEPRENSMLKTIERVTKTKIPMEKVPTVADLRARQLELTRSSLQESLMEDDLSRFRVVVETLADEFDVMDIALAAVKLAHEASGAAADEEEIPEVRPREDRPRRDGAPAGPRRERRGPSEGMTRLFLGAGRSSGIRPQDIVGAITGETTLKGRDIGAIEIADRFSLVEVPGPEANSVIEQLRDATIKGKRITIRRERQPR, encoded by the coding sequence ATGACCACCGCCGACAACGGTTTCGCCGACCTGGGGCTGCGGCCCGACATCCTCAACGCACTCACCACGCTGGGCTACGAGGAGCCGACGCCGATCCAGAGCGAAGCGATCCCGCCCCTGCTCGCGGGCAACGACCTGCTGGGCCAGGCGGCCACGGGCACCGGCAAGACGGCGGCGTTCGCGCTGCCGCTGCTCGAACGCATCGCCGACCGGATCGGCAAGGGCGAGAAGCCGCTGGCTCTCGTGCTCGCCCCGACCCGTGAGCTGGCCGTGCAGGTGTCCGAGGCGGTCCACCGCTACGGACGCCACCTGGGCACGCGCGTGCTCCCGATCTACGGCGGCCAGCCCATCGGCCGCCAGCTGCGCGAGCTGTCCCGCGGCATCGACGTGGTGGTCGCGACCCCCGGCCGCGCGATCGACCACCTGCAGCGCGGCACGCTCCAGCTCGGCGACCTGCAGGTCGTCGTGCTCGACGAGGCCGACGAGATGCTCGACATGGGCTTCGCGGAGGACATCGACGCGATCCTCACCGAGACCCCGGCCGACCGGCAGACCGTGCTGTTCTCGGCCACGATGCCGCCGCGAATCGACCGCATGGCCAAGAGCCACCTGCGCGAGCCGGTGCTGATCCAGATCGAGCGCGAGAAGACCGAGCCGGGCGAGGCACCCCGCGTCCGGCAGACCGCGTACCTCGTGCGCCGCGAGCACAAGCCGGCCGCGCTGGGCCGCGTGCTGGACGTGGAGGCACCGACCGCCGCTGTCGTGTTCTGCCGCACGCGTGACGAGGTCGACCAGCTCACCGAGACGTTGAACGGCCGCGGCTACCGCGCCGAGTCGCTGCACGGCGGCATCAGCCAGGAGCAGCGCGACCGGGTCATGGCCCGCCTGCGCTCCGGCACCGCCGACCTGCTGGTCGCCACCGACGTGGCCGCGCGTGGCCTCGACATCGAGCAGCTCACGCACGTCGTGAACTACAACGTGCCGTCCGCGCCCGAGGCCTACACGCACCGCATCGGCCGGGTCGGCCGCGCGGGCCGTGAGGGCGTCGCGATCACGCTGGTCGAGCCGCGCGAGAACTCGATGCTCAAGACGATCGAGCGCGTCACCAAGACCAAGATCCCGATGGAGAAGGTGCCGACGGTCGCCGACCTGCGCGCCCGCCAGCTGGAGCTCACCCGCTCGTCGCTGCAGGAGTCGCTGATGGAGGACGACCTCTCGCGCTTCCGCGTGGTCGTCGAGACCCTCGCCGACGAGTTCGACGTGATGGACATCGCGCTCGCCGCCGTGAAGCTCGCTCACGAGGCCTCCGGTGCCGCCGCCGACGAGGAGGAGATCCCCGAGGTCCGCCCGCGCGAGGACCGCCCGCGCCGCGACGGTGCCCCGGCAGGCCCCCGCCGCGAACGCCGCGGCCCGTCCGAGGGCATGACGAGGCTGTTCCTCGGCGCTGGCCGCTCCTCGGGCATCCGCCCGCAGGACATCGTGGGCGCCATCACCGGCGAGACGACCCTGAAGGGCCGCGACATCGGCGCGATCGAGATCGCGGACCGCTTCTCCCTGGTCGAGGTGCCGGGCCCGGAAGCGAACAGCGTGATCGAGCAGCTGCGCGACGCGACGATCAAGGGCAAGCGCATCACGATCCGCCGCGAGCGCCAGCCGCGTTAA
- a CDS encoding methyltransferase domain-containing protein, with protein sequence MGFEELVAEGAAVPLEGWDFSWFEGRATEERPPWGYAGLIAERLAQVGSALDLQTGGGEVTASAPVKPGTLAATESWPPNAAVARRNLPGALVVRAADEGPLPFQDAAFDLVISRHPVVTPWGEVARVLKRTGTYLSQQIGAGTNRELTDFMMGPQPVSDARSTGHARERAAAAGLEVVRLEPVKLKVTFKDVGAVVHFLRKVLWTVPGFTVEGYRDRLRAMHEHIEAHGEFACTSTRFLIEARKP encoded by the coding sequence ATGGGGTTCGAGGAGCTGGTCGCCGAGGGGGCGGCGGTACCGCTGGAGGGCTGGGACTTCTCCTGGTTCGAGGGCCGTGCCACCGAGGAACGTCCACCGTGGGGGTACGCGGGGCTGATCGCCGAGAGGTTGGCCCAGGTCGGGTCGGCGCTCGACCTGCAGACCGGTGGGGGAGAGGTGACCGCGTCGGCGCCGGTCAAGCCGGGAACGTTGGCGGCCACCGAGTCGTGGCCGCCGAACGCCGCCGTGGCGCGCAGGAACCTGCCGGGAGCGCTCGTGGTGCGGGCGGCGGACGAGGGGCCGTTGCCGTTCCAAGACGCGGCCTTCGACCTCGTCATCAGCCGGCACCCGGTGGTGACGCCGTGGGGTGAGGTCGCGCGAGTGCTGAAACGGACAGGCACCTACCTGTCGCAGCAGATCGGGGCCGGGACGAACCGCGAGCTCACCGACTTCATGATGGGGCCGCAGCCGGTCAGCGACGCGCGCAGCACCGGCCACGCGCGCGAACGTGCCGCAGCCGCCGGGTTGGAGGTCGTCCGCCTGGAGCCGGTGAAGCTCAAGGTGACGTTCAAGGACGTCGGTGCGGTCGTGCACTTCCTGCGCAAGGTGCTGTGGACCGTGCCCGGCTTCACCGTCGAGGGCTACCGGGACCGGCTCAGAGCGATGCACGAGCACATCGAGGCGCACGGAGAGTTCGCGTGCACCTCGACGCGCTTCCTCATCGAGGCACGAAAGCCTTAA
- a CDS encoding restriction endonuclease, giving the protein MDSFDLRRLTDHDFELVCADLLSDVLGVPLEVFPAGRDGGVDLRHDSLVVQCKHWAGSGRAALVKQLVRDELPKVRKLGVERYVVATSASLTVADKATLVAAFRPFLASGDIFGAEQLVELLRSRPEVVRRHFRLWLSSTAVLQTLLSADIVRRSAWLADDLAEVAKTFVPHAGFESARETVEATRVCVITGIPGIGKTTIAKMLALWLADDGYEIVEVSEDAGEIARLWDASARQVFVYDDFLGSTTLESFRKNEDHRLLAAMRRIAATPGKALIMTTRGYILEQARQRHRVLGEADLDPLTSVVELSDLTPEIRAQILYNHVHASAMPVEEKRRFADPEVWRPIVRHRNFNPRLIERTLALAEPGEMIANLDNPRRIWETIFENELTDAAVHLMEIVFTLPWSVEHVQAAWTSYRQELSLPSDSRTFRQALRILDGTMVVVGIAVQSHNPSITDYLRYHLSSGRADLRALITSFTDEDQIVTLTDSAVWEGGDRLLEALRKLADVVVPAVIGSGFSWEEDERIIWLIETAKALQSDEVMAHAAELVVQHPPTFDPVDGDLPTLMALAALMTTTPGFPQRVASAFAEKLSHDLLTDFLASDTREWWLLYKRLSRLHEALTHEGREEALEFLLTAGEEELTALAAADEIPLVWKPEVEHLLAFMAEHDRYGPADAFDVVSTRIQSLETPKQQISDTPAMRRQIRQFHRDQHPGEERIPGLMRTLADLD; this is encoded by the coding sequence GTGGACTCCTTCGACCTCCGCAGGCTGACCGACCACGACTTCGAGCTGGTGTGCGCCGACCTGCTGTCGGACGTGCTGGGGGTGCCGCTGGAGGTCTTCCCGGCGGGCCGTGATGGTGGCGTCGACCTGCGGCACGACTCGTTGGTCGTGCAGTGCAAGCACTGGGCGGGCTCTGGCCGGGCCGCGCTGGTGAAGCAGCTGGTGCGCGACGAGCTCCCGAAGGTCCGCAAGCTGGGCGTCGAGCGCTATGTGGTCGCCACGAGTGCTTCATTGACCGTGGCCGACAAGGCCACGCTCGTCGCGGCCTTTCGTCCTTTTCTTGCGAGCGGCGACATCTTCGGTGCGGAACAGCTCGTGGAGTTGCTGCGTTCACGGCCCGAGGTCGTGCGGCGGCACTTCCGGTTGTGGTTGAGCAGCACGGCGGTGCTGCAGACGTTGCTGTCTGCCGACATCGTGCGACGGTCGGCATGGCTGGCAGACGACCTGGCGGAGGTGGCGAAGACGTTCGTGCCGCATGCCGGGTTCGAGAGCGCGCGGGAGACGGTGGAGGCGACTCGGGTCTGCGTGATCACCGGAATTCCCGGCATCGGGAAGACGACGATCGCGAAGATGCTGGCGCTGTGGCTGGCGGACGACGGGTACGAGATCGTCGAGGTGTCGGAGGACGCGGGCGAGATCGCGCGGCTGTGGGACGCGTCGGCGCGGCAGGTGTTCGTCTACGACGACTTCCTCGGAAGCACAACGCTCGAAAGCTTCCGCAAGAACGAGGACCACCGGCTGCTCGCCGCGATGCGCCGGATCGCCGCCACTCCGGGCAAGGCGCTGATCATGACCACCCGCGGATACATCCTGGAGCAGGCTCGGCAGCGGCACCGGGTACTGGGTGAGGCCGATCTGGACCCGTTGACGAGCGTGGTGGAGCTGTCGGACCTGACGCCGGAGATCCGTGCGCAGATCCTCTACAACCATGTCCACGCTTCGGCCATGCCGGTCGAGGAGAAGCGCCGGTTCGCCGATCCTGAGGTCTGGCGGCCGATCGTGCGGCACCGGAACTTCAACCCGCGGCTGATCGAGCGAACGCTCGCGTTGGCCGAGCCCGGCGAGATGATCGCGAACCTGGACAACCCGCGGCGGATCTGGGAGACGATCTTCGAGAACGAGCTGACGGACGCGGCCGTCCACCTCATGGAGATCGTGTTCACCCTGCCGTGGTCCGTAGAGCACGTACAGGCCGCGTGGACCTCATATCGGCAGGAGCTGTCACTTCCCAGCGACAGCAGGACGTTCCGGCAGGCCCTCCGCATTCTCGACGGCACGATGGTCGTGGTCGGCATTGCCGTGCAATCCCACAACCCGTCCATCACGGACTACCTGCGGTACCACCTGAGCTCAGGGCGAGCGGACCTGCGCGCCCTGATAACCAGCTTCACCGACGAAGACCAGATCGTCACGCTCACCGACTCCGCCGTATGGGAAGGTGGTGATCGCCTCCTGGAGGCACTGCGGAAGCTGGCGGACGTAGTCGTCCCAGCCGTTATCGGCAGCGGCTTCTCCTGGGAGGAGGACGAGCGCATCATCTGGCTGATCGAGACCGCGAAGGCACTACAGTCCGACGAGGTGATGGCACATGCCGCCGAACTCGTCGTGCAGCACCCACCGACCTTCGATCCGGTGGACGGCGACCTCCCCACGTTGATGGCCTTGGCCGCGCTGATGACCACCACACCTGGTTTTCCCCAGCGCGTCGCTTCCGCGTTCGCTGAAAAGCTCAGCCACGACCTCCTCACCGACTTCCTGGCGAGCGACACCCGCGAGTGGTGGCTTCTCTACAAGCGGCTCTCCCGGCTCCACGAGGCCCTTACCCACGAGGGTCGCGAGGAGGCTTTGGAGTTCCTGCTCACCGCAGGCGAGGAGGAACTCACAGCACTGGCAGCGGCCGATGAGATCCCACTCGTCTGGAAACCCGAGGTCGAGCACCTCCTGGCGTTCATGGCGGAGCACGACCGGTACGGACCCGCTGACGCGTTCGACGTCGTCTCCACCCGAATCCAAAGCCTCGAAACACCGAAGCAGCAAATCTCCGACACACCCGCCATGCGCCGCCAGATCCGCCAGTTCCACCGCGACCAGCACCCCGGCGAGGAGCGCATTCCCGGCCTCATGCGCACCCTCGCCGACCTCGACTGA
- a CDS encoding phosphodiester glycosidase family protein, with translation MTRRALAVAIAAVVLTPVYPAHADISRRIETERTTSPVAPGVTLSSFDWYEPGGSGGWIRGDALSIDLTKGTRVGYVDPGTVARAKPLSEQTPRAVAAINGDFFDINNSNAPEGVGVKDGRLVKSGQGRAVGIDAAGVGSVMETFFEGTLNGVHKITQLNSARIDVNGIGVFNPLWGSYSRARAVQGAANTAEVIVTDDVVESVGSPSDRPVSGYALVGRDQGADTLKQLKPGDRVEVTYVSRTSDGSRPVTAIGGRQLLVEDGRNVAPADPLHPRTAVGFSQDGKKMVVLTVDGRQGAFLLGLNLRDLADAMIELGAHNALNLDGGGSSTMLAREPGTTELKVVNTPSDGGQRPVPNGLALYAPPGTGRLTGFHVQPGDQRVFPGMTRRITVNGHDETFGPASSPHRTRATGGWAIGDTFHAAPRSGRATFTAFQGSVSRSVDLTVLGELTRIAPATPRVSLGVDERKPLQVNGFDADGYSAKIDRADLDLSYDRSVIDITPDLQIVAKRTGATTVRIRAQGQETQAAVTVGAVDEPLATFDDAPRWTFGSARATGAVTPEPNGHTGGGLRLSYDFTQSTGTRTAYAVPPKPLQVNGQPLELAAWVHGAGKGEWTAFTVTDASGQSRSLYGPYITWNGWRQLSVPVPGELKFPITVNRFYTIETKADRSYTGEVVVDDITARVPPAVTLPPASEPREEVVGPAAGWKFAVMSDAQFVARAPDSDLVKSARRTMREIKASGAEFVVVNGDLVDEASPADLALARRVLTEELGDFPWYYVPGNHEIMGPGTIDNFRREFGATNRTFDHRGTRFVLLDSSTGTLRGGGFDQVAMLKRALGTAPGQTVVMMHHPPRDPTPARTSQLSDRMEAEYFEELLSADGRATFIGGHVGGFFASEVDGVPYLVNGNSGKAPAEAGGFTGWTLVGVTDREVKAEIRPHVDSLALNAPATVRGQAKIGATIRQGTRTVPLDYPVAATWSGSGNLHIGKPHGLRPWHVAWFDPDTRVLTAVRSGQVEIAVTVNGVTTKAEVTAARR, from the coding sequence GTGACGAGACGCGCACTTGCGGTGGCCATCGCCGCGGTCGTACTGACGCCCGTGTACCCCGCTCACGCGGACATCAGCCGACGCATCGAGACTGAGCGGACCACGAGTCCGGTCGCGCCCGGCGTCACCCTCAGCTCGTTCGACTGGTACGAGCCCGGCGGGTCCGGTGGGTGGATCCGCGGCGACGCCCTCTCGATCGACCTCACCAAGGGCACCAGGGTCGGGTACGTCGACCCCGGCACCGTGGCGCGGGCCAAGCCGCTCAGCGAGCAGACCCCGCGGGCGGTCGCGGCGATCAACGGCGACTTCTTCGACATCAACAACTCGAACGCTCCCGAAGGGGTCGGTGTCAAGGACGGCCGGCTCGTGAAGTCCGGGCAGGGGCGCGCGGTCGGCATCGACGCGGCCGGGGTCGGCAGCGTCATGGAGACGTTCTTCGAGGGGACGTTGAACGGCGTCCACAAGATCACGCAGCTCAACAGCGCGCGGATCGACGTGAACGGCATCGGCGTCTTCAACCCGTTGTGGGGCAGCTACTCCCGGGCTCGCGCCGTGCAGGGGGCCGCCAACACGGCCGAGGTCATCGTCACCGACGACGTCGTCGAGTCCGTCGGCAGCCCGAGCGACCGGCCCGTCAGCGGCTACGCGCTCGTCGGGCGCGACCAGGGCGCCGACACGCTCAAGCAGCTCAAGCCGGGTGACCGCGTCGAGGTGACCTACGTGAGCAGGACCAGCGACGGCAGCCGGCCGGTCACCGCGATCGGCGGCAGGCAGCTGTTGGTCGAGGACGGCAGGAACGTGGCGCCCGCCGACCCGTTGCACCCGCGGACCGCGGTCGGGTTCTCGCAGGACGGCAAGAAGATGGTCGTGCTGACGGTCGACGGGCGGCAGGGCGCGTTCCTGCTGGGCCTGAACCTCAGGGACCTCGCCGACGCCATGATCGAGCTGGGCGCCCACAACGCGCTCAACCTCGACGGCGGCGGCTCGTCGACCATGCTCGCCCGTGAGCCCGGGACCACGGAGCTCAAGGTCGTCAACACGCCGTCGGACGGCGGTCAGCGCCCCGTCCCCAACGGGCTCGCGCTCTACGCGCCACCGGGCACCGGCAGGCTCACCGGCTTCCACGTTCAGCCGGGTGACCAGCGGGTCTTCCCCGGCATGACGCGCAGGATCACGGTCAACGGCCACGACGAGACGTTCGGCCCGGCGAGCAGCCCGCACCGCACCCGCGCCACCGGCGGCTGGGCGATCGGCGACACCTTCCACGCGGCACCGCGCTCGGGCAGGGCGACGTTCACCGCGTTCCAGGGCTCGGTGAGCAGGTCGGTCGACCTCACCGTGCTCGGCGAGCTCACCAGGATCGCGCCGGCCACCCCGAGGGTCAGCCTCGGCGTCGACGAGCGCAAACCGTTGCAGGTCAACGGGTTCGACGCGGACGGGTACAGTGCGAAGATCGACCGCGCCGACCTCGACCTCAGCTACGACCGGTCGGTCATCGACATCACGCCCGACCTGCAGATCGTCGCGAAGCGGACCGGTGCCACCACGGTCAGGATCAGGGCGCAGGGCCAGGAGACCCAGGCCGCGGTCACCGTCGGCGCCGTCGACGAACCGCTGGCGACCTTCGACGACGCTCCACGGTGGACCTTCGGCTCGGCGCGCGCGACCGGTGCGGTCACGCCGGAGCCGAACGGCCACACCGGCGGCGGACTCCGGCTCAGCTACGACTTCACCCAGTCGACCGGCACGCGCACGGCCTACGCGGTGCCGCCGAAACCGTTGCAGGTCAACGGACAACCGCTGGAGCTCGCCGCCTGGGTGCACGGCGCGGGCAAGGGCGAGTGGACGGCGTTCACGGTCACCGACGCGAGCGGCCAGTCGAGGTCGCTCTACGGCCCGTACATCACCTGGAACGGGTGGAGACAGCTCTCCGTCCCGGTTCCGGGCGAACTGAAGTTCCCCATCACGGTCAACCGCTTCTACACGATCGAGACGAAGGCCGACCGCTCGTACACCGGCGAGGTGGTCGTCGACGACATCACCGCACGGGTCCCGCCCGCCGTCACGCTGCCACCGGCGAGCGAGCCGCGTGAGGAGGTCGTCGGACCGGCCGCGGGCTGGAAGTTCGCGGTCATGTCGGACGCGCAGTTCGTCGCGCGGGCACCGGACAGCGACCTGGTGAAGTCGGCGCGCAGGACCATGCGGGAGATCAAGGCGTCCGGCGCGGAGTTCGTCGTGGTCAACGGCGACCTGGTCGACGAGGCCTCGCCCGCGGACCTCGCGCTGGCCCGCCGGGTGCTGACCGAGGAGCTGGGCGACTTCCCCTGGTACTACGTGCCCGGCAACCACGAGATCATGGGACCCGGCACGATCGACAACTTCCGCCGCGAGTTCGGCGCCACCAACCGCACGTTCGACCACAGGGGCACCCGGTTCGTGCTGCTCGACTCGTCCACCGGCACGCTGCGGGGCGGCGGCTTCGACCAGGTGGCGATGCTCAAGCGGGCACTCGGCACCGCGCCCGGCCAGACGGTCGTGATGATGCACCACCCGCCGCGCGACCCCACGCCGGCGCGCACCAGCCAGCTGTCCGACCGGATGGAGGCGGAGTACTTCGAGGAGCTGCTGTCGGCCGACGGCAGGGCCACGTTCATCGGCGGCCACGTCGGCGGGTTCTTCGCGTCCGAAGTGGACGGCGTGCCGTACTTGGTCAACGGCAACTCCGGCAAGGCACCGGCCGAGGCGGGCGGGTTCACCGGCTGGACGCTCGTGGGCGTCACCGATCGCGAGGTGAAGGCGGAGATCCGGCCGCACGTGGACTCGTTGGCGCTCAACGCACCCGCGACCGTGCGCGGCCAGGCGAAGATCGGCGCCACGATCCGGCAGGGCACCAGGACCGTGCCGCTCGACTACCCGGTGGCGGCGACCTGGAGCGGTTCCGGGAACCTCCACATCGGCAAGCCGCACGGGCTGCGGCCGTGGCACGTGGCGTGGTTCGACCCGGACACCCGCGTGCTCACGGCTGTCCGGTCAGGACAGGTGGAGATCGCGGTCACAGTCAACGGCGTGACCACGAAGGCGGAAGTGACGGCGGCGCGCCGGTAG
- a CDS encoding S8 family serine peptidase, producing MPRARCFVVAALVAGLLSPATTAVAEQAKAQGPTRTITLVTGDRVVVDPAGALVRVDGRPGMSFAKYVQDDHQYVVPADAVEAVAQDRVDKRLFDITALVEFGYTDDRVDQIPLLDNGLRAASVAKQDAGERWKQRVRARGAGKLWLNGKSKIMLDQSVPMVGAPGAWQAGFDGSGITVAVLDTGYDQHHPELAGAVSVSKDFTPAGIQDNIGHGTHVAATVAGRSARYSGVARGASLAIGRVCEAEWCLDSAMIAGMEWAAREVKAEVVNLSVGGNASDGTDPLSLKVNELTAETGTLFVVAAGNYGERRKVSAPASADAALAVANLTKAGDLNRSSSRGPRLDDFAVKPDIAAPGTDIVAARAAGTLPDFAVDDLHARLSGTSMASPHVAGAAAVLLQRNPSWGAAEVKAALMSTVKPLADTPSNVGAGLLDVERAVKQSVRADVGSLSFGLLEFPHVRTFTRTITYRNDGAEPVSLALQHDLGASFAVPATVAVPAGGTAAVDVVLDPRKGLGTFFGHVKAVGGGVSLTTAVGAYVQEERHTLTLKLTGRDGKPAANEFVALVNLSTDEASVLTVDENGVGSVRLPVADYAVLGRIEERTPNHAWFTPVSATEVAGRASLAADVSVHVDARQATPFSVSLPDAAEVWYRQAELRVPYKPGKVNGIASIMDGRVPLFGATFGPPLPQLTYDSALKGGRPLVSVGAFPVNYFESSAFLPAGEHRLDVVERGGDVRGKLVLVRSGTDDLWTVAEAMKAAGAVAVLWVGEVPFPGPETAIPVITVAEYHVVVPPTRLTVRALAGSPVSYTLLLQDKGALPTGERRIAKSELAEVKARYSGSGGWVRQRNYPVVDGAFPAGIGALDEPLTAPVERTEYYSAGTWHHEGFDGSVSSWADLKPSTYLAGRKYERSNLKAVASPRLGRAAAVSWSQGGGVLREGDAITTRISPFGGSTWVENWTYSGYGSVELRRDDEVVGYADARQGWLHAPDRTGKYKLTLDASRDTSPLSTSVHTVWEFAAASDGALPLLEVDYVLPVDLRNSWKAGVPMPVKFTASRQAGSPAATVREVRAFASFDDGASWVPVKSIVPPGGKAGDYVSLRVVAVDADGGSVDQTVLRAYRLKA from the coding sequence GTGCCAAGAGCACGTTGTTTCGTGGTCGCCGCACTCGTCGCCGGGCTGCTGAGCCCGGCGACGACAGCGGTGGCGGAACAGGCGAAGGCCCAGGGGCCGACGCGGACGATCACGTTGGTCACCGGTGACAGGGTGGTCGTGGACCCGGCCGGTGCGCTCGTCCGGGTCGACGGCCGGCCGGGGATGTCGTTCGCGAAGTACGTTCAGGACGACCACCAGTACGTGGTGCCGGCCGATGCGGTGGAGGCGGTCGCCCAAGACCGCGTCGACAAGCGCCTGTTCGACATCACGGCGTTGGTCGAGTTCGGCTACACCGACGACCGCGTCGACCAGATCCCGTTGCTCGACAACGGGTTGCGTGCCGCTTCGGTGGCCAAGCAGGACGCCGGCGAGCGCTGGAAGCAGCGGGTCCGCGCCCGCGGTGCCGGCAAGCTGTGGCTGAACGGGAAGTCGAAGATCATGCTCGACCAGAGCGTGCCGATGGTCGGTGCGCCCGGTGCGTGGCAGGCCGGGTTCGACGGTTCCGGCATCACGGTCGCGGTGCTGGACACCGGGTACGACCAGCACCACCCGGAGCTGGCGGGCGCGGTCTCGGTGTCGAAGGACTTCACGCCCGCCGGCATCCAGGACAACATCGGCCACGGCACGCACGTCGCCGCCACCGTCGCGGGCCGCAGCGCGCGGTACAGCGGTGTGGCGCGCGGGGCGTCGCTGGCGATCGGCCGGGTGTGTGAAGCCGAGTGGTGCCTCGACAGCGCCATGATCGCCGGCATGGAGTGGGCCGCGCGCGAGGTCAAGGCGGAGGTCGTGAACCTCAGCGTCGGCGGCAACGCCTCCGACGGCACAGACCCGTTGTCGCTGAAGGTGAACGAGCTGACCGCCGAGACCGGCACGCTGTTCGTCGTGGCGGCCGGCAACTACGGTGAGCGGCGCAAGGTCAGCGCTCCGGCGTCGGCCGACGCGGCACTGGCGGTCGCGAACCTGACCAAGGCCGGTGACCTGAACCGGTCGTCGTCGCGCGGCCCGCGGCTGGACGACTTCGCGGTCAAGCCGGACATCGCGGCGCCGGGCACGGACATCGTGGCGGCGCGGGCGGCCGGGACGCTGCCGGACTTCGCCGTGGACGACCTGCACGCACGGCTCAGCGGTACCTCGATGGCATCGCCGCACGTGGCCGGTGCGGCGGCGGTGTTGTTGCAGCGCAACCCCTCCTGGGGCGCGGCCGAGGTGAAGGCCGCTTTGATGTCGACGGTGAAGCCGCTGGCGGACACACCGTCGAACGTCGGCGCCGGACTGCTGGACGTCGAGCGCGCGGTGAAGCAGTCGGTGCGGGCGGACGTGGGCAGCCTGTCGTTCGGGTTGCTGGAGTTCCCGCACGTGCGGACGTTCACGCGGACGATCACCTACCGCAACGATGGCGCTGAGCCGGTTTCCCTTGCGTTGCAGCACGATCTGGGCGCGTCGTTCGCCGTGCCCGCGACTGTCGCGGTGCCTGCGGGTGGTACGGCCGCCGTCGACGTCGTGCTGGACCCGCGCAAGGGGCTCGGCACGTTCTTCGGGCACGTCAAAGCTGTCGGCGGTGGAGTTTCGCTGACCACGGCCGTCGGCGCGTACGTGCAGGAGGAGCGGCACACGCTGACGTTGAAGCTGACCGGCCGTGACGGCAAGCCGGCGGCGAACGAGTTCGTGGCGCTGGTGAACCTGTCCACGGACGAGGCCTCCGTGCTCACGGTCGACGAGAACGGCGTCGGCTCGGTGCGCCTGCCGGTCGCCGACTACGCGGTGCTGGGCCGCATCGAGGAGCGCACGCCGAACCACGCCTGGTTCACGCCGGTGTCGGCGACCGAGGTGGCCGGACGCGCGTCGCTGGCGGCGGACGTGTCGGTGCACGTGGACGCCAGGCAGGCCACGCCGTTCAGCGTCTCGCTGCCCGACGCGGCCGAGGTCTGGTACCGGCAGGCCGAGCTGCGCGTGCCGTACAAGCCGGGCAAGGTCAACGGCATCGCGAGCATCATGGACGGCCGGGTCCCGCTGTTCGGCGCGACGTTCGGCCCGCCGCTGCCCCAGCTCACCTACGACAGCGCGCTGAAGGGCGGCCGGCCCCTGGTGTCGGTGGGCGCGTTCCCGGTGAACTACTTCGAGAGCAGCGCTTTCCTGCCGGCCGGCGAGCACCGGCTCGACGTGGTGGAGCGCGGCGGCGACGTGCGCGGCAAGCTCGTCCTGGTGCGGTCCGGCACGGACGACCTGTGGACGGTGGCCGAGGCGATGAAGGCCGCGGGCGCGGTGGCGGTGCTGTGGGTGGGCGAGGTGCCCTTCCCCGGTCCCGAGACGGCGATCCCGGTGATCACGGTGGCCGAGTACCACGTCGTCGTTCCGCCGACGCGTCTGACGGTGCGTGCTCTTGCTGGTTCGCCGGTGTCGTACACGCTGCTGCTGCAGGACAAGGGCGCGCTGCCGACAGGTGAGCGCCGGATCGCGAAGTCCGAGCTGGCCGAGGTCAAGGCGCGCTACTCCGGCTCCGGCGGCTGGGTGAGACAGCGCAACTACCCGGTGGTCGACGGCGCGTTCCCGGCCGGCATCGGCGCGCTCGACGAACCGCTCACCGCACCCGTCGAACGCACTGAGTACTACTCGGCGGGCACCTGGCACCACGAAGGCTTCGACGGCAGCGTCTCCTCGTGGGCGGACCTCAAGCCGAGCACGTATTTGGCGGGGCGGAAGTACGAACGGTCGAACCTCAAGGCGGTCGCGTCACCGCGGCTCGGCCGTGCCGCGGCGGTGAGCTGGTCACAGGGCGGCGGCGTCCTGCGCGAGGGTGACGCGATCACCACCCGCATCTCGCCGTTCGGCGGCTCGACATGGGTGGAGAACTGGACTTACTCCGGCTACGGCTCGGTGGAACTGCGCCGGGACGACGAGGTGGTGGGGTACGCGGACGCGCGGCAGGGCTGGTTGCACGCACCCGACCGGACCGGGAAGTACAAGCTGACGCTCGACGCGTCCCGGGACACCTCGCCGTTGTCCACGTCCGTGCACACCGTGTGGGAGTTCGCGGCTGCCTCCGACGGCGCGTTGCCGTTGCTAGAGGTCGACTACGTGCTGCCCGTCGACCTGCGCAACAGCTGGAAGGCAGGCGTCCCGATGCCGGTGAAGTTCACCGCGTCGCGTCAGGCGGGCTCACCGGCGGCCACGGTCCGTGAGGTGCGAGCGTTTGCCTCGTTCGACGACGGGGCCAGCTGGGTGCCGGTGAAGTCGATCGTTCCCCCTGGCGGGAAGGCGGGCGACTACGTGTCGCTACGGGTGGTCGCCGTTGATGCCGATGGCGGGTCGGTAGACCAGACGGTCCTGCGGGCGTACCGCCTTAAGGCGTAA